A section of the Thermotoga caldifontis AZM44c09 genome encodes:
- a CDS encoding sugar ABC transporter ATP-binding protein — protein MSSALVRVEHISKRFGGIQALNDVSFDVNHGEVIGLIGENGSGKSTMIKILTGVYKPDSGDIYIDGRRYKSLEPIQAIREGIHVIHQDFSLFPNLTVAENIALSSLIHESKKIINWRDIYKIAEENLRKINPSIPLDVELGALSASERQVVAIARTLVHGARFIIMDEPTTALTRKEVEALFEIIRRLKQEGISVLFVSHKLYEIKEIADRVIVFRDGRKVFDEPINNVDIRTMEYYMTGRKLDELEVPKLNVGKGKTLLSVRNLSLPPYFLNVSFDLAEGEVLGITGLIGSGQRELVLSLFGFIRPQSGKIYIGGQEVSIKTIQDAVNLGVGYVPEDRINEGLFMGHPITLNICSTIIDSIRSRIGFIKYRKMKNIANSYVLDLKIRTPSVEVPVETLSGGNQQRVVIARWLVKQPRILILNGPTVGIDVGSKLDIHILIRTLADKQRMGIIIVSDDIPELLRVCDRILLMKRGRLAAQYQRDEISEDELYGQMIKEESPTGGSAQ, from the coding sequence GTGTCGTCAGCTCTTGTTCGTGTTGAACACATCAGTAAAAGGTTTGGGGGTATACAGGCCTTAAATGATGTCTCCTTTGATGTAAACCATGGCGAAGTGATAGGACTTATCGGTGAAAACGGATCCGGCAAGTCGACAATGATAAAAATTCTCACGGGAGTTTACAAACCAGATTCTGGCGATATATACATTGATGGGCGACGCTACAAAAGCCTTGAACCAATACAGGCCATACGCGAAGGTATACACGTTATACACCAGGATTTTTCCCTTTTTCCAAATCTTACAGTTGCCGAAAACATCGCTCTCTCGAGTTTGATACACGAATCCAAAAAAATTATCAACTGGAGAGACATCTACAAGATTGCTGAAGAAAATCTCCGTAAGATAAATCCTTCTATCCCACTCGATGTAGAGCTTGGAGCGCTTTCAGCGTCTGAGCGACAGGTAGTTGCTATCGCACGTACTTTAGTTCACGGGGCACGCTTCATCATTATGGATGAACCTACAACAGCTCTGACCAGAAAAGAGGTAGAAGCGCTCTTTGAAATAATTCGTCGATTGAAACAGGAAGGCATCTCTGTTCTCTTCGTGAGTCACAAACTCTATGAGATAAAAGAGATCGCCGACAGGGTGATCGTTTTCAGGGATGGCAGAAAAGTTTTTGATGAACCGATAAATAACGTTGACATAAGAACCATGGAGTACTATATGACCGGCAGGAAACTCGATGAGCTGGAAGTGCCCAAACTGAACGTTGGCAAAGGAAAGACTCTACTCTCTGTGAGAAATCTTTCCTTACCGCCCTATTTTCTTAATGTCTCATTTGATCTCGCTGAAGGCGAGGTGCTTGGAATAACCGGTTTGATAGGTTCCGGTCAGAGAGAGCTCGTTCTTTCTCTATTCGGATTCATAAGGCCGCAATCCGGAAAGATTTACATAGGTGGTCAGGAAGTTTCAATCAAAACAATTCAGGATGCGGTCAATCTTGGTGTTGGATATGTACCTGAGGATCGCATCAACGAGGGTTTGTTCATGGGTCATCCCATAACACTCAATATTTGTTCCACAATTATAGACAGCATCAGATCCAGAATTGGCTTCATTAAATATCGAAAAATGAAAAACATTGCCAATAGTTACGTACTTGATCTCAAGATCAGAACACCTTCTGTTGAAGTGCCTGTGGAAACTCTGTCGGGTGGAAACCAACAACGCGTCGTGATCGCAAGGTGGCTTGTAAAGCAACCGAGAATCTTGATTCTGAACGGCCCAACAGTTGGGATCGACGTTGGTTCTAAGCTGGATATTCATATTCTCATAAGAACATTGGCAGACAAGCAGAGGATGGGTATCATCATCGTTTCTGACGACATTCCTGAACTGTTAAGGGTATGCGATCGAATCTTGCTTATGAAGAGAGGTAGACTAGCTGCACAGTATCAACGAGACGAGATTTCCGAAGATGAACTTTATGGACAGATGATAAAAGAGGAATCCCCGACGGGAGGTTCAGCACAGTGA
- a CDS encoding ABC transporter permease, which translates to MRTRKAIPRELTLVFLLAVLCTTIGLFSHAFISFATLFEIIRGSIAFVIMSLGILPILIAGEFDLSFAAVGAFSAFATHHLLLKAGYVGGISLYLLIASALGLGAGLLIGLIASRFDLRIFPISLGFWLFWYGFNLYVISPVINFNLPEGLVGYYARYLITVRDPVIGVSGLHQASLYMIVFAVLMWLFLKYTIVGRSLYAIGGNREIAIRSGINVNRVLTIALMINGAFAGMAAVIQSAFYRYFTPILFRGQELSVIVGVILGGASVKGGRGSVLGAILGVFFIQVATRGLVYLGVKGEFQQLALGIILILFFVISSIRGMPPKRERRTQE; encoded by the coding sequence GTGAGAACTAGGAAAGCGATACCGCGTGAACTGACACTCGTGTTCTTACTCGCCGTCTTGTGTACAACAATTGGGCTTTTTAGCCACGCTTTCATCTCGTTTGCAACGCTTTTTGAGATCATTCGTGGCTCTATCGCTTTCGTGATCATGTCTTTGGGGATATTACCGATCTTGATAGCCGGTGAATTCGATCTCTCTTTTGCGGCTGTTGGCGCGTTCAGCGCGTTCGCTACTCACCACTTACTTTTGAAGGCTGGTTACGTGGGAGGAATCAGCCTCTACCTGCTGATCGCGTCAGCCTTAGGTCTGGGTGCTGGCTTACTCATTGGTTTGATCGCCTCGCGGTTTGACTTGAGGATTTTCCCAATTTCGCTTGGCTTCTGGTTGTTCTGGTATGGATTCAACTTGTACGTTATCAGTCCTGTCATAAATTTCAATCTTCCTGAAGGGCTCGTTGGTTATTATGCCCGTTATTTAATAACCGTTCGTGATCCTGTCATTGGAGTTTCTGGTCTGCATCAGGCGAGTCTGTACATGATCGTTTTCGCAGTTTTAATGTGGCTCTTTCTGAAGTATACAATTGTGGGTAGGTCACTGTACGCAATAGGAGGAAATCGAGAAATCGCCATCAGATCGGGGATAAATGTGAATCGCGTTCTCACAATCGCGCTGATGATCAACGGTGCTTTTGCCGGAATGGCGGCAGTTATTCAAAGTGCGTTCTATAGGTATTTCACTCCGATACTGTTCAGAGGGCAAGAACTGTCTGTCATAGTCGGAGTTATCCTTGGAGGCGCATCTGTCAAGGGCGGTAGAGGCTCCGTCCTTGGTGCAATTCTCGGAGTCTTCTTCATCCAGGTCGCAACACGGGGCCTTGTATATCTTGGGGTCAAAGGTGAGTTTCAGCAGTTGGCTCTCGGCATCATTCTGATATTGTTTTTTGTCATCAGTTCAATCAGAGGAATGCCACCTAAAAGGGAACGGAGAACACAGGAATGA
- a CDS encoding ABC transporter permease: MKDEKSKGVSNAIRSKGFWSIFTKFSHDIMLLVALVGSMIVFELVTGRFLNSRNINVILTQCAEIGLMGLGMGLTIMMGGIDLSVNDSANLSALVGALFLINFRQSFGSEIAFVVLAILISVGVGTLCGILNGLMIAYLRVTPILATLGTLTLFRGISAAVTGGKRIAGFPRSITAVGRGSTFGVPNPFWIFVISAVVLYIVVYHTSLGYKMRLVGTNAIAARFSALKDRFAIFLAYVISGILASLAGIIIMGRTGSVAYEYGTQTYILLARAIGSLAAVEPGFASIPSLVLSTIVLQVLSSGFYTMMMTSSRAAFFKDMFWGVFLIGVLVFERVLRSIRKPRLALGGR, from the coding sequence ATGAAAGACGAGAAATCGAAAGGTGTGTCGAATGCCATTAGATCAAAGGGATTTTGGTCTATCTTTACGAAGTTCAGTCATGACATCATGTTACTTGTAGCTCTAGTGGGTTCAATGATTGTTTTCGAGCTGGTGACGGGGCGCTTCCTGAACTCGCGAAACATTAATGTCATACTCACGCAGTGCGCGGAAATTGGTTTGATGGGACTTGGCATGGGACTGACAATAATGATGGGAGGAATAGACCTTTCCGTCAATGATAGCGCGAATCTGTCTGCGCTTGTTGGGGCGCTATTCCTGATAAATTTCAGGCAGAGCTTTGGTTCAGAGATCGCATTCGTCGTTCTAGCCATTCTCATATCGGTTGGCGTAGGTACCCTTTGTGGGATACTGAACGGTCTCATGATCGCTTATCTAAGGGTAACTCCCATTCTTGCAACTCTGGGAACCCTGACTTTATTCAGGGGAATTTCGGCTGCTGTCACAGGCGGTAAAAGGATCGCAGGATTTCCACGTTCGATAACTGCAGTTGGGAGAGGTAGTACCTTCGGTGTCCCTAATCCTTTCTGGATTTTCGTTATATCGGCTGTTGTCTTATACATTGTTGTTTATCATACGTCTCTTGGATACAAAATGCGTCTCGTTGGTACGAACGCAATAGCTGCGAGATTTTCCGCGCTCAAGGACAGGTTTGCGATTTTCCTAGCCTATGTGATAAGCGGTATCCTTGCCAGCTTAGCTGGGATAATAATCATGGGCCGAACAGGTTCCGTAGCTTACGAGTATGGTACACAGACTTACATACTGTTGGCCCGAGCCATCGGTAGCTTAGCGGCAGTTGAACCGGGTTTTGCTAGTATACCGAGCTTAGTGCTTTCTACAATTGTTTTGCAAGTGCTCTCGAGCGGGTTCTATACTATGATGATGACTTCTTCACGTGCAGCATTTTTTAAAGATATGTTCTGGGGTGTTTTTCTCATCGGAGTGTTAGTTTTCGAACGTGTGTTAAGATCCATCAGAAAGCCAAGGCTTGCACTTGGTGGGAGGTGA
- a CDS encoding aminopeptidase: MDQRWEKLGDILVHYSTEISSGENVLILMWEIDSFPLAQAIYKSAVESGANVQVLFLSETFNRLLLKYGRDQQIDWLPDLERYGMDWADVCIELRAASNPSLFWDIPDEKVVKLRKTRGEISTLRWQNTRWCLLRLPTPALAQQAGLDENTLIDMFFNACFLDWPSLAEKWREWASILNRGKFIRVRAKDTDLSFSIEGRSWSVDDAHINMPGGEISTAPVESSVNGYIYFDTPTVFAGKLMQGVYLVWRDGELVEAKASTNEDFLKGLVKTDEGASKIGEFAIGTNPKLYHFCHDLLLDEKIYGTIHIALGRAYPKVGGTNRSVIHWDIVKDLRQQGEIYLDGELIFKNGEILL; encoded by the coding sequence ATGGACCAGCGCTGGGAAAAGCTTGGAGATATCCTCGTCCATTATTCAACTGAAATCTCATCCGGCGAGAATGTTTTGATCCTTATGTGGGAAATCGATTCATTTCCTCTGGCACAGGCAATTTACAAATCGGCGGTCGAGTCTGGAGCGAACGTGCAGGTACTTTTTCTATCGGAAACCTTTAATCGACTCCTCTTGAAGTACGGCAGAGATCAACAAATAGATTGGTTACCTGACCTCGAGCGATACGGTATGGACTGGGCCGACGTGTGTATTGAGTTGCGTGCCGCATCTAATCCTAGCCTTTTCTGGGACATCCCAGATGAGAAAGTTGTGAAACTCAGAAAGACAAGGGGTGAGATCTCAACTTTAAGGTGGCAAAACACAAGGTGGTGCTTGTTACGTCTTCCCACACCTGCGCTGGCGCAGCAGGCAGGTCTGGATGAAAATACACTGATAGATATGTTCTTCAATGCGTGTTTTCTTGATTGGCCGAGTCTCGCGGAGAAATGGAGAGAGTGGGCTTCAATTTTGAATCGAGGAAAATTTATAAGGGTTCGGGCAAAGGACACCGATTTGAGTTTCTCAATTGAAGGAAGAAGCTGGAGTGTGGATGATGCCCATATCAACATGCCAGGCGGTGAAATATCGACAGCGCCTGTCGAAAGTTCTGTGAATGGTTATATCTATTTTGACACGCCGACTGTTTTTGCAGGCAAGTTGATGCAGGGAGTTTATTTGGTATGGCGCGATGGCGAACTGGTTGAAGCAAAAGCGTCTACCAATGAAGATTTCCTCAAAGGGCTTGTCAAAACAGATGAGGGCGCCAGTAAGATAGGAGAATTCGCGATAGGTACCAACCCCAAACTTTACCATTTCTGCCATGATCTGCTTCTTGATGAAAAGATCTACGGAACGATCCACATCGCCCTAGGTAGAGCCTACCCAAAAGTGGGAGGTACGAATCGTTCAGTGATCCACTGGGACATCGTCAAGGACCTGCGTCAACAAGGGGAAATATACTTGGATGGGGAACTGATCTTCAAGAACGGAGAGATTTTGCTCTGA
- a CDS encoding FGGY-family carbohydrate kinase → MPCNSYVLGVDIGTFSSKGVLVKLDGTVVASHSVPHDVKIPRLGFAEHDAERDWWGDFVKITRALLEKSQVDPGRILGVATSGIGPCVLPVDKEGHPLRPAILYGIDTRAFAEIEILMKMLGQERLLEGSGRKELTSQAAAPKILWIRRNEPDIFSKTRWFFTCHSYLIFKLTKRAVIDIYSAAGYAPMFNIFKCQWDPEIVQMMASQEVLPDLAWSYEVVGRVTRDASHETGLLEGTPVVAGTTDAAAEALSVGLNAVGDMMLMVGSSVFFILRTPVLMKSERFWVSNFVVPDFYTILGGMSTAGSITTWFRDNFGELELERQKTTGEDAFEQLAKLALKSSVGAKGLTVLPYFSGERTPFFDPTAKGVIFGLTLAHKKGDIYRAILESVAFGIKHNMDELIEEGAVPERIILAGGILKNELWTKIIADVCQREFEVPCQTIGASFGDAFLVALGVGHFKNISDVKEWAKIKGVVKPTTDEREIKIYEIKYQLFRQLYEQTKELMKKVHTLQEMLTISD, encoded by the coding sequence ATGCCATGCAACAGCTATGTACTCGGCGTTGATATTGGTACCTTTTCTTCGAAAGGGGTCTTGGTCAAGTTGGACGGCACAGTAGTCGCAAGCCACTCAGTGCCTCATGATGTGAAAATTCCAAGACTTGGTTTTGCTGAACATGACGCAGAAAGAGACTGGTGGGGTGATTTCGTAAAGATAACAAGGGCACTTTTGGAGAAAAGTCAGGTGGATCCGGGCCGAATACTCGGAGTCGCAACGAGTGGTATAGGTCCCTGTGTCTTGCCTGTCGATAAAGAAGGACACCCTCTGAGACCCGCAATATTGTACGGTATAGATACTAGGGCCTTCGCAGAGATAGAAATCCTGATGAAAATGCTGGGTCAGGAGAGGCTTCTTGAAGGTAGTGGGAGAAAGGAACTCACCTCACAGGCCGCAGCGCCAAAAATACTATGGATAAGGCGCAATGAGCCTGATATCTTCAGTAAGACTCGTTGGTTCTTTACGTGCCACTCTTATTTGATATTCAAACTGACCAAAAGAGCGGTCATAGACATATACTCTGCTGCCGGCTACGCACCGATGTTTAATATTTTTAAGTGCCAGTGGGACCCAGAGATCGTTCAGATGATGGCTTCGCAGGAAGTTTTACCAGATCTCGCCTGGAGTTATGAGGTTGTGGGTCGCGTGACACGGGACGCTTCGCACGAGACAGGGCTCCTAGAAGGCACTCCTGTTGTAGCTGGCACCACAGACGCTGCTGCCGAAGCTCTCAGCGTTGGTTTGAATGCAGTAGGTGACATGATGTTGATGGTTGGGAGCAGTGTTTTCTTCATTCTCCGAACACCGGTTCTGATGAAATCGGAGAGATTCTGGGTATCCAATTTCGTTGTACCCGATTTCTATACAATCCTAGGTGGCATGTCGACGGCAGGGAGTATCACCACTTGGTTTCGCGACAATTTCGGTGAACTCGAACTAGAAAGGCAGAAAACCACTGGTGAAGACGCTTTCGAACAGCTCGCAAAGCTGGCGCTGAAATCATCAGTGGGAGCTAAGGGGCTGACGGTGTTGCCTTACTTCTCCGGTGAGAGGACTCCATTTTTTGATCCAACCGCGAAAGGTGTTATTTTCGGCTTGACACTGGCTCATAAGAAAGGTGACATTTACAGAGCGATACTTGAAAGTGTCGCTTTCGGTATTAAACACAACATGGACGAGCTGATTGAGGAAGGGGCTGTTCCAGAAAGGATAATACTTGCAGGAGGGATTCTCAAAAACGAGCTGTGGACCAAAATCATAGCAGACGTGTGCCAGCGTGAGTTTGAAGTACCGTGTCAGACTATTGGTGCAAGCTTTGGAGATGCATTCCTCGTTGCACTTGGTGTAGGTCATTTCAAAAATATTTCCGACGTAAAGGAATGGGCGAAGATCAAGGGGGTCGTCAAGCCAACGACCGATGAGCGAGAAATAAAGATTTATGAGATCAAATATCAGTTATTTAGGCAACTTTATGAGCAAACAAAAGAGCTCATGAAAAAAGTCCACACCTTGCAGGAGATGCTGACAATATCAGATTGA
- a CDS encoding BtpA/SgcQ family protein, producing the protein MSSWLRELFGVDKPIIGMCHLPPLPGDPFYSGESLDDILERVRTDLQALQKGGVDGVLFSNEFSMPYVTRVATVTVACMARIIGQLRKEIRIPFGVDVLWDPYATLDLAAATEALFVREVFSGVYASDFGLWSINFGEVARHRKLLGLEKLKLIFNVVPESAKYLAERDITDVVKTTVFNHKPDAICVSGRTAGIPTDESILKRAKDAAGQIPVFANTGVSVHNVETVLSIADGAIVGTFFKRDGKFENPVDEERVKAFIDKVKTIRKGI; encoded by the coding sequence TTGTCGAGCTGGCTGAGAGAACTGTTTGGAGTTGATAAGCCAATTATAGGTATGTGCCATCTTCCGCCATTACCTGGTGATCCGTTCTACAGTGGTGAAAGCCTCGACGACATACTTGAGCGGGTCAGAACAGATTTACAAGCTCTACAAAAAGGAGGTGTTGATGGAGTATTGTTCTCCAACGAATTCAGCATGCCCTATGTGACACGGGTTGCCACTGTTACAGTTGCCTGCATGGCACGGATAATAGGTCAACTTCGCAAAGAGATTCGTATTCCTTTCGGTGTTGACGTGCTATGGGATCCGTACGCAACGCTCGATCTGGCAGCGGCAACCGAAGCGTTGTTCGTTAGGGAAGTTTTTTCGGGCGTCTACGCAAGTGATTTTGGTTTGTGGAGTATAAACTTTGGAGAAGTTGCGCGGCACAGAAAATTACTGGGTCTAGAAAAACTGAAACTTATTTTCAATGTGGTGCCCGAGAGCGCGAAGTACCTAGCCGAAAGAGACATAACTGATGTGGTAAAGACAACCGTTTTCAATCACAAACCGGATGCGATATGTGTCTCTGGACGGACGGCAGGTATACCGACGGATGAAAGCATTCTTAAGCGTGCGAAGGACGCCGCAGGACAGATACCAGTTTTCGCAAACACCGGTGTGTCTGTTCACAATGTGGAGACTGTGCTATCGATAGCTGACGGGGCCATCGTTGGAACTTTCTTCAAGCGTGATGGCAAATTTGAAAATCCGGTGGATGAGGAGCGAGTCAAAGCTTTTATAGACAAAGTGAAAACAATCAGGAAAGGCATTTGA